One Romboutsia sp. 13368 genomic window carries:
- the sleC gene encoding spore cortex-lytic germination protein SleC: MPNGFLTVSVIDNATNRPIENAIVNIYTAPESGQSQTQLYQNLTTNNSGQVTGITLDAPDIQYSQQPSDVRPYSQYRVEVIAEGYETVIIDGTQVFPTIESRQNVPLNAQTQRRHFYSRQNENVFNIPENTLFGTFPPKIPESDLKPLPPPTGFVVLDNPVVPEFVIVHDGLPDDNSAPNYWIPFKEYIKNVASSEIYSTWPEQTIYANVIAIISFTLNRVFTEWYRSKGLNFTITSSTAYDHKFINNRNIFDTISVVVDNIFNTFIKRPPTARQPLLAQYCDGKNSQCPNEMTQWGSKDLGDQGMDYQSILRYFYGDEITFNTAPVVSGVPVSYPGDTLQVGSSGKDVRTIQNQLNAISNSYPAIPKVREDGVYGNSTAEAVRTFQGIFGLPQSGVVDFKTWYEISRIYVAVTKIASLNPKI, translated from the coding sequence ATGCCAAATGGTTTCTTAACAGTCAGTGTTATAGATAACGCAACTAATAGGCCTATTGAAAATGCTATTGTAAATATTTATACAGCACCTGAGTCTGGTCAAAGTCAAACTCAATTATATCAAAATTTAACTACTAATAATTCAGGTCAGGTTACTGGTATTACATTAGATGCACCTGATATTCAATATTCTCAACAACCTTCAGATGTTAGACCTTATAGTCAATATAGAGTAGAAGTAATTGCAGAAGGATATGAAACAGTTATTATCGATGGAACTCAAGTATTTCCTACTATAGAATCTAGACAAAATGTTCCTTTAAATGCACAAACACAACGTAGACACTTCTACTCTAGACAAAATGAGAATGTATTTAATATACCAGAGAATACCCTTTTTGGAACATTTCCACCTAAAATACCTGAAAGTGATTTAAAACCGCTACCTCCACCAACAGGATTTGTTGTTCTAGATAATCCAGTGGTTCCTGAATTTGTAATTGTTCATGATGGTTTACCTGATGATAACTCCGCACCAAACTACTGGATACCATTTAAAGAATATATTAAAAACGTAGCTTCATCTGAGATATATTCTACTTGGCCAGAACAAACTATTTATGCAAATGTAATAGCAATAATTTCATTCACTTTAAATAGAGTTTTTACAGAATGGTACAGAAGTAAAGGACTTAATTTCACAATAACATCATCTACTGCATATGATCATAAATTTATAAATAATAGAAATATATTTGACACTATAAGTGTCGTTGTTGACAATATTTTTAATACATTTATAAAAAGACCTCCTACTGCTAGACAACCTCTTTTAGCTCAATATTGTGATGGGAAAAATTCTCAATGCCCTAATGAAATGACACAATGGGGAAGTAAAGATTTAGGTGATCAAGGAATGGACTATCAAAGTATTTTAAGATATTTTTATGGAGATGAAATAACTTTTAATACCGCGCCTGTGGTTAGTGGTGTTCCTGTATCATATCCTGGAGATACATTACAAGTTGGATCAAGTGGAAAAGATGTGCGAACTATACAAAATCAATTAAACGCTATATCTAACTCTTATCCTGCTATTCCTAAAGTTAGAGAAGATGGAGTTTACGGAAATAGTACTGCTGAAGCTGTTAGAACCTTCCAAGGAATATTTGGTCTTCCTCAATCTGGAGTTGTAGACTTTAAAACTTGGTATGAAATTTCTAGAATTTATGTTGCAGTTACTAAAATAGCCTCATTAAATCCAAAGATATAA
- a CDS encoding DUF3298 domain-containing protein, with protein MKCLKRFLKYKYILLVAIIFAIFANINIGNMRDVLQTNLSQGLKSIKVTEEKIKIEEKNIFINAKMPKIHYYNEDVERYINSYIRRNINDSINNQRQLSQIYNNNIKTDINIDYHIVFENRNLLNMVIYREIRYKDNKFKLEKDSYIFDLNTGQRVFLNNLLKENEDYKTVIETYIKQHIKQNKINIDSNKINIDKYTNYEIVDEGLNIYFNPYKSSENNVRYEFKVPFDIFKNKIKIVQTSNIIANIDTQTITKNNKYINSVINIPIIITDNKDLSKHINDEITTSIMKFFNDSQQQAKDYYEDLPEVENKFIANVDFDIKKNSDDILSIMIIYYKYAGGAHGEYENVAYNIDINNGKFISLKDLFKEEIDYKSIINEEIRIQIEDLIKSNEENKGVYEFKSISDNQKFYIQDDNLVIYFDLYEIAPYAAGIPEFTINISKIDHILKPEYKEIFK; from the coding sequence ATGAAATGTCTTAAAAGATTCTTAAAATATAAGTACATATTATTAGTTGCAATAATATTTGCCATATTTGCAAATATCAATATAGGTAATATGAGAGATGTATTACAAACAAATTTATCTCAAGGATTAAAGTCTATAAAAGTAACCGAAGAAAAAATTAAGATAGAGGAAAAAAATATATTTATAAATGCAAAAATGCCTAAAATTCATTATTATAATGAAGACGTAGAAAGGTATATAAATTCATATATAAGAAGGAATATAAATGATTCTATAAATAATCAAAGGCAATTGTCACAAATATATAATAATAATATAAAAACAGACATAAATATAGATTATCATATAGTTTTTGAAAATAGAAATTTATTAAATATGGTGATTTATAGAGAAATAAGGTATAAAGATAATAAATTTAAGTTAGAAAAAGATAGTTATATATTTGATTTAAATACAGGTCAAAGAGTATTCTTAAATAATCTATTAAAAGAAAATGAAGATTATAAAACTGTAATAGAAACCTATATAAAGCAACATATAAAACAAAATAAGATAAATATAGATAGCAATAAAATAAACATAGATAAATATACAAATTACGAAATAGTAGATGAGGGTTTAAATATTTATTTTAATCCCTATAAATCTAGTGAAAATAATGTAAGATATGAATTTAAGGTACCATTTGATATATTTAAAAATAAAATAAAAATTGTACAAACTAGCAATATAATTGCAAACATAGATACTCAGACGATAACAAAAAATAACAAGTATATAAACAGTGTTATAAATATACCTATAATAATAACTGATAATAAAGATTTATCAAAACATATAAATGATGAAATAACGACTAGTATAATGAAATTTTTCAATGATTCACAGCAACAAGCAAAAGATTATTATGAAGATTTACCAGAAGTAGAAAATAAATTTATTGCTAATGTTGACTTTGATATAAAGAAGAATAGTGATGATATATTAAGTATAATGATAATATATTATAAATATGCTGGGGGAGCACATGGAGAATATGAGAATGTAGCATATAATATAGATATAAATAATGGAAAGTTTATCTCATTAAAAGATTTATTTAAAGAGGAGATAGATTATAAAAGCATTATAAATGAAGAAATCAGAATACAAATAGAAGATTTAATTAAATCAAACGAAGAAAATAAAGGTGTATACGAGTTTAAAAGTATATCAGATAATCAAAAGTTCTATATTCAAGATGATAATTTAGTTATATATTTTGATTTATACGAAATAGCTCCTTATGCAGCAGGTATACCTGAATTTACGATAAATATTAGTAAAATAGATCATATATTAAAACCTGAATACAAAGAGATTTTTAAATAA
- the rlmD gene encoding 23S rRNA (uracil(1939)-C(5))-methyltransferase RlmD, with protein MKRRDVIEFEVDKMEFGGTSVSKYGNRDIYMKGGITGQKVKAAVKRTKSGKADVKMLELLENSPIETETPCKHFNECGGCTILSVPYEKQLEIKERQVMDLFLQQDLFGFKFLGIQGSPQNKLYRNKMEYTFGDEMKDGPLTLGLHKKGRHIDIMTVDGCFLVDQDFIKVLTSTVEFFNEKELPYYRTVNHKGYLRNLVVRKGINTNELMVNIVTSSQIDFDMNEYKELLLSLNTEAELVSVLHTINDGLADAVNCDELRVLYGRDYIHEEVLGLRFKVSPFSFFQTNTKGAEELYTIAREFVGDHNDKVVFDLYSGTGTIGQVMAKAAKKVYGIEIIEEAVVAANENAKLNGLTNCEFVAGDVAKTVKNLKDKPDLIIVDPPRPGVHKDAVRDISNFGAKEIVYISCNPKTLVLDLVEFKKYGYELEKVKCMDMFPNTPHVETIVKLIKK; from the coding sequence GTGAAAAGAAGAGACGTTATAGAATTTGAAGTAGACAAAATGGAGTTTGGTGGAACATCTGTAAGTAAATATGGAAACAGAGATATATATATGAAGGGTGGAATAACTGGGCAAAAAGTTAAGGCTGCTGTAAAAAGAACGAAAAGTGGAAAAGCAGACGTTAAGATGTTAGAGTTATTAGAAAATTCACCAATAGAAACAGAAACTCCTTGTAAGCATTTTAATGAATGTGGAGGATGTACTATATTATCTGTTCCTTATGAAAAGCAATTAGAAATCAAAGAAAGACAAGTTATGGATTTATTCTTACAACAAGACTTATTTGGTTTTAAATTCTTAGGAATACAAGGAAGCCCTCAAAATAAATTATACAGAAATAAAATGGAGTATACTTTCGGAGATGAAATGAAAGATGGACCATTAACATTAGGTCTTCATAAAAAAGGAAGACATATAGATATAATGACAGTTGATGGTTGTTTTTTAGTTGACCAAGATTTTATAAAAGTATTAACTTCAACAGTAGAATTCTTTAATGAAAAAGAACTTCCTTACTATAGAACTGTAAATCATAAAGGATATTTAAGAAACCTTGTAGTTAGAAAAGGTATAAATACTAATGAACTTATGGTAAATATAGTAACATCTTCTCAAATTGACTTTGATATGAACGAATATAAAGAGTTATTATTAAGCTTAAATACTGAAGCTGAACTAGTAAGTGTATTACACACTATAAATGATGGACTAGCAGATGCAGTAAATTGTGATGAACTAAGAGTATTATATGGAAGAGATTACATCCATGAAGAAGTCTTAGGACTAAGATTTAAAGTTTCTCCATTCTCATTCTTCCAAACTAATACTAAAGGAGCAGAGGAGCTTTATACTATAGCTAGAGAATTTGTAGGAGACCACAATGATAAAGTAGTATTTGACTTATATAGTGGAACAGGAACAATAGGTCAAGTTATGGCAAAGGCAGCTAAAAAAGTTTATGGTATAGAAATAATAGAGGAAGCTGTAGTTGCTGCAAATGAAAATGCTAAGTTAAATGGATTAACTAACTGTGAGTTTGTTGCAGGAGATGTTGCAAAAACTGTTAAAAATTTAAAAGATAAGCCAGACTTAATAATAGTAGACCCACCAAGACCAGGAGTACACAAAGATGCAGTAAGAGATATATCTAACTTTGGTGCGAAAGAAATAGTTTATATATCTTGTAACCCTAAAACTTTAGTTCTTGACTTAGTTGAATTTAAAAAGTACGGATATGAATTAGAAAAAGTAAAATGTATGGATATGTTCCCAAATACACCTCATGTTGAAACTATCGTAAAACTTATAAAGAAATAA
- a CDS encoding pseudouridine synthase, translating into MGKKMRVDKLLSNVGVASRAELKKYCKQGLISVNGKVINNPGVQVDSENDEVMFNGEKIVYREFVYIMLNKPDGYISATFDKHDPIVLDLIDQSYLVFEPFPVGRLDKDTEGLLVLTNDGQLAHRVLSPKKHVPKTYYAKIQGRVTEEDILAFEKGVVLDDGYETMPSQLKILKSDDMSEIELTIHEGKFHQVKRMFESVGKKVVYLKRLSMGKLKLDQSLELGAYRELTEEEVKLIEER; encoded by the coding sequence ATGGGAAAAAAAATGCGTGTAGATAAATTACTTTCTAATGTAGGTGTAGCAAGTAGAGCGGAGTTAAAAAAATATTGTAAACAAGGGCTAATATCTGTAAATGGTAAAGTTATAAATAATCCAGGTGTACAAGTTGATTCTGAAAATGATGAAGTTATGTTTAATGGAGAAAAAATAGTATATAGAGAATTTGTTTATATAATGTTAAATAAGCCAGATGGATACATATCTGCTACATTTGATAAACATGACCCTATAGTATTAGATTTGATAGACCAATCGTATTTAGTGTTTGAACCATTTCCAGTAGGAAGATTAGATAAAGATACAGAAGGTCTATTAGTTCTTACTAATGATGGACAACTTGCCCATAGAGTATTATCTCCTAAAAAGCATGTACCAAAAACTTACTATGCAAAAATACAAGGTAGAGTAACAGAAGAAGATATACTTGCATTTGAAAAAGGTGTAGTACTTGATGATGGATACGAAACTATGCCATCACAATTAAAAATATTAAAAAGTGATGATATGTCGGAAATAGAACTTACAATTCATGAAGGAAAATTCCACCAAGTAAAAAGAATGTTTGAGAGTGTAGGTAAAAAAGTAGTATACTTAAAAAGACTTTCTATGGGAAAATTAAAATTAGATCAAAGCTTAGAGTTAGGAGCTTATAGAGAACTAACTGAAGAAGAAGTTAAATTAATAGAAGAAAGATAA
- a CDS encoding DUF1904 domain-containing protein yields the protein MPQIKIRGINENQICEISEKMIDELVDAVKCPRDYFEIECIKSVAIRNGKIADVYPFVEVAWFDRGQEVQDTVAKIITNNIRESLNIESMDLAFTVFEKEKYYENGEHF from the coding sequence ATGCCACAAATAAAGATAAGAGGAATAAATGAAAATCAAATATGTGAAATAAGTGAAAAAATGATAGATGAATTAGTAGACGCAGTAAAATGCCCAAGAGACTACTTTGAAATAGAATGCATAAAGTCTGTAGCTATAAGAAATGGAAAAATAGCAGATGTATATCCTTTTGTAGAAGTAGCTTGGTTTGATAGAGGCCAAGAAGTACAAGATACTGTTGCAAAAATAATAACAAATAATATAAGAGAAAGTTTAAATATAGAAAGTATGGATTTAGCATTTACAGTTTTCGAAAAAGAAAAATACTATGAGAATGGAGAACATTTTTAA